One part of the Lepeophtheirus salmonis chromosome 14, UVic_Lsal_1.4, whole genome shotgun sequence genome encodes these proteins:
- the LOC121129646 gene encoding uncharacterized protein, producing the protein MLRHICSRALSTVTSSNKFLESQGISELSLSSLVNDEIIQRYPQQQKIISEYSTSLHPGSFVLTKESMLKDGFVKVMKEFVPLMVVGNRENMLKASEIDRLLELIKLMCLIRLALRIHETVNEDIETESSNKKAILVGDFFLTLANSTAASLEDPEIFSFISQCSVNYIRCKFSKNNDIGLGHLIGCGLISAHRVTDTQISEMTHSTLKNLGNKFGRLVSNSCSRSHFGIIHIIRSLNFKNQEVKRYLNHLMLTSSF; encoded by the exons ATGCTTAGACATATCTGTAGTCGAGCTTTATCAACTGTTACATCTTCAAACAAGTTTTTAGAGTCACAGGGAATCTCAGAGCTGTCACTTTCATCTCTTGTTAATGATGAAATCATACAAAGATATCCTCAGCAGCAGAAAATCATTAGTGAATATTCAACAAGTTTACATCCTGGATCATTTGTTCTCACAAAAGAGTCCATGCTCAAAGATGGGTTTGTCAAAGTTATGAAGGAATTTGTGCCTTTGATGGTCGTGGGCAATAGGGAAAATATGCTAAAG GCGTCAGAAATTGATCGTCTCTTAGAGCTCATAAAACTTATGTGCCTCATTCGTCTGGCTCTTCGTATCCATGAAACAGTCAACGAAGACATTGAAACAGAGTCATCCAACAAAAAAGCAATCCTTGTTGGAGATTTCTTTCTAACATTAGCAAACAGCACTGCTGCATCCCTTGAGGATCCTGAGATATTTTCCTTCATATCTCAATGCTCTGTCAACTATATACGCtgtaaattttccaaaaacaatGATATAGGACTAGGACATTTAATTGGATGTGGATTAATTAGTGCACACAGAGTTACAGATACACAAATATCCGAAATGACACATTCTACTCTTAAAAATTTGGGGAATAAGTTTGGACGATTAGTCTCAAATTCCTGCTCAAGGAGCCACTTTGgcattattcatattatacgGAGTCTTAACTTTAAGAACCAAGAAGTGAAGAGATATCTAAATCACTTGATGCTTACATCCTCGTTCTAA